CGCACACTGGCAACCGCAGGCGGCGAGCGAAGGAGAGGCAGGATGGACAGTGACGATCTGGAGCCGCGCAAGCGGCGCGGCGAGGCTCTCACAGCTTTGGCGAAGGAAGATCTGAGTCTTCTCGGCATCGAGGAGCTGAAGGACCGAATCAGCGCATTGGAGGGTGAGATTGCCCGAATTCGGGACTATCTGGCCCGAAAGCAAGGCTCGCTCTCCGC
Above is a window of Parvibaculum lavamentivorans DS-1 DNA encoding:
- a CDS encoding DUF1192 domain-containing protein; translation: MDSDDLEPRKRRGEALTALAKEDLSLLGIEELKDRISALEGEIARIRDYLARKQGSLSAAEAVFKK